A genomic window from Elaeis guineensis isolate ETL-2024a chromosome 3, EG11, whole genome shotgun sequence includes:
- the LOC105041595 gene encoding 14-3-3-like protein 16R, which translates to MAGARENNVCMAKLAEKAKRYEEMVEFMENVAAAAAAAAEGEELTVEERNLLSVAYKKVINDRRDSWRIVSSTEQEESRGNEDYAADIRDYRANIEADLTSRCAGILRLLDASLIPSASTADSKAFYHKMKGDFHRYLAEFKTGSERDDAAESALAAQVSSLFLALFGFRSDPAIRSIC; encoded by the coding sequence ATGGCGGGAGCGAGGGAGAATAACGTGTGCATGGCGAAGCTCGCCGAGAAGGCGAAGCGGTACGAGGAGATGGTGGAGTTCATGGAGAatgtggcggcggcggcggcggcggcggcggagggggAGGAGCTTACCGTGGAGGAGCGCAACCTCCTCTCGGTGGCCTACAAGAAGGTCATCAACGACCGCCGGGACTCGTGGCGGATTGTGTCGTCGACCGAGCAGGAGGAGAGCCGCGGCAACGAGGACTACGCCGCGGACATCCGCGACTACCGTGCCAACATCGAGGCCGACCTCACTAGCAGATGCGCCGGGATTCTCAGGCTGCTGGACGCAAGCCTCATTCCCTCCGCTTCCACCGCCGACTCCAAGGCATTCTACCACAAGATGAAGGGCGACTTCCACCGCTATCTCGCCGAGTTCAAGACCGGCTCCGAAAGGGATGACGCTGCGGAGAGTGCTCTCGCCGCACAGGTCTCCAGTCTTTTTCTGGCTCTCTTTGGGTTCCGATCCGATCCGGCGATCCGCTCCATTTGCTAG